The DNA sequence GTGAATTGCTTGTCATAGGCTTCTCTGGAATAGTCTTTTTTGAGCACTTCCTTAAACAGCCGTTTGAGGTCCTCATATTTCGGCACAAGTCCAGTCGGAGTCTTTATGGCTGATACTTCGTTATGCGATCTCAGTTCCATCCATTTATACCAGACTCTTTTGTCGGTTTTTTCGTTCAGGAAGTTTCCGTCCTTATCCTTCAAAAAATAGTTGACTGAAAAAATAAGGGGTGCTTTTTTCAAGCCTTTGGCAAAGTCGAGATTTGACTGGATATATCTGCCCACTGGTATGGACAGGAAGTCCAGGTTGGACATAGGATTGAATGCCCTGATTCCTTCTTTTCCTAAAGTTGCAGCAGTGGTTTCTGATTCTAAAGAAGCACCTCTGGTGATAATGCCATGCTGCCAGTCAAACGACTCTTCGACCGGCACGCAGGTGTCAGAGTCTCTTCCTCCGTATACGATCCCGCCTACAGCCACACCTTTCGGGTCGTTGAGCTTGGGGTCGAGATTGTCCAGGGTATCCAGGGACAGAGTGAACCGGGCATTAGGGTGAGAACATTTTATTTCCTTTCCTTCTGCATCCTTTTTGCCGGTCCACCATTCGCCTGAATGGTTATGACCTTTTGGCGGGACTTCACCATCTTTGCCGATCCAGTGCACACTTTTATCCGGAGTGACCAGGACATTGGAGAAGATTACTTCACCCGGATTGGTGAGAGCTTTCCACTGGCTGGGGTCGTCTTTGGAATTTACCCCCATAATGATGCCGAACATTCCTTTTTCAACATTCACTGCCCGGACTTCGCCATCTTTTTTCCTGAGATAAGCGATGTCGTCTCCCACTATGGTTTCTCCCTCCAGCATAGCAGTAGAAGTCTTGCCACAAAGTGATGGGAAGGCACCCAGGAAATAAGTTACCCGGTTTTTTGGACCATGAACGCCCATAACTAACATGTGCTCAGTCATCCAGCCTTCGTTTGAGCCTTTATTAATTGCCAGTCTCATTGCCAGCTTCTTTAAAC is a window from the Candidatus Zixiibacteriota bacterium genome containing:
- a CDS encoding phosphoenolpyruvate carboxykinase (GTP), which encodes MSAKATGVLNKRLSGDGYEKLLKINNPELFEFIQKYVELCNPDKVFVCADTPADINYIRETSLKNGEESKLAMKGHTIHFDNYYDQGRDKKNTGILVPKEVNLGEAIETRDRDAGLKDINEVLKGIMTGKELYVLFFCLGPTNSEFSLPAVQLTDSAYVAHSESLLYRPGYAEFVRQGAKARFFKFVHSQGELDERKTCKNLDKRRIFIDLAEDIVYSTNTQYGGNTIGLKKLAMRLAINKGSNEGWMTEHMLVMGVHGPKNRVTYFLGAFPSLCGKTSTAMLEGETIVGDDIAYLRKKDGEVRAVNVEKGMFGIIMGVNSKDDPSQWKALTNPGEVIFSNVLVTPDKSVHWIGKDGEVPPKGHNHSGEWWTGKKDAEGKEIKCSHPNARFTLSLDTLDNLDPKLNDPKGVAVGGIVYGGRDSDTCVPVEESFDWQHGIITRGASLESETTAATLGKEGIRAFNPMSNLDFLSIPVGRYIQSNLDFAKGLKKAPLIFSVNYFLKDKDGNFLNEKTDKRVWYKWMELRSHNEVSAIKTPTGLVPKYEDLKRLFKEVLKKDYSREAYDKQFT